In a single window of the Nitrospira sp. MA-1 genome:
- a CDS encoding tetratricopeptide repeat protein, with amino-acid sequence MSTFAIFVIPFVVILGIVLVSLTLPFWRRDPSPVSFGLDDDRAQELLDLQIERETVARSLQDLEMELSQGRMDPSDYERLKATDERRLLSLLDRLDTFKDVVHDETSEQQSTASKRINWVPTIASGLVVLLASIGIYGALQFKAAQKLMAIEAEMGGGPNPMEMVAKLEKRLKENPDDLQGQIMAGRSYQALNRIPEAKKAWEKALELDPKQHEAHYNLGVIQIETRQIDDPEIFKQALTHFDIVLADLPNQPAVNWYRGLALWYLNRRQETDAAWTLAAQNMEPGSKDMEFVKDALIKLRAGEVPF; translated from the coding sequence ATGTCGACTTTCGCTATTTTCGTAATTCCGTTTGTGGTCATCCTGGGGATCGTGCTTGTCTCCCTTACCCTTCCGTTTTGGCGGCGGGATCCTTCACCCGTTTCCTTTGGCCTGGACGATGACCGGGCTCAGGAACTCCTTGACCTTCAAATCGAACGAGAAACTGTGGCCCGTTCTCTACAGGACCTCGAAATGGAACTATCACAGGGAAGGATGGACCCGTCCGACTACGAACGGTTGAAAGCCACGGACGAACGCCGTCTCCTCAGTCTGTTAGACCGGCTGGACACATTCAAGGACGTCGTTCACGACGAAACCAGCGAACAGCAATCTACAGCCTCGAAACGAATAAATTGGGTTCCAACCATCGCCTCGGGCTTGGTGGTCTTACTTGCCTCCATCGGCATTTACGGGGCGCTTCAGTTCAAAGCCGCACAAAAACTGATGGCCATTGAAGCGGAAATGGGAGGAGGCCCGAATCCGATGGAGATGGTCGCCAAACTGGAGAAACGCCTCAAAGAGAATCCTGATGACCTGCAAGGCCAAATTATGGCCGGACGATCCTATCAGGCCTTGAATCGTATCCCTGAAGCGAAAAAGGCCTGGGAAAAAGCCTTGGAGCTGGACCCGAAGCAGCATGAAGCCCACTACAATTTAGGCGTTATCCAAATCGAAACGCGTCAAATTGACGATCCGGAAATTTTCAAACAGGCTCTCACTCATTTCGACATTGTCCTGGCGGATCTACCTAATCAACCTGCCGTCAACTGGTATCGAGGTTTAGCCTTGTGGTATTTGAATCGCCGCCAGGAAACCGATGCCGCCTGGACGCTCGCCGCACAAAACATGGAGCCCGGCAGCAAAGACATGGAGTTCGTCAAAGACGCCCTCATCAAGCTCCGCGCCGGCGAAGTCCCGTTTTAA
- a CDS encoding cytochrome c-type biogenesis protein CcmH, giving the protein MPIRLTWCLVALLTIPLPLFAAVQDETDVDIQVREIAKTLRCTVCQTENIWESGAPLAQQMRGVIRDRIALGHSTEEIRAYFLSRYGDYILMEPPKHGVNWLIWVAPFLLLLVGGFFLYKEVTHWVRDTPTPPSQPEPPLDDQARKRIERELES; this is encoded by the coding sequence ATGCCCATTCGACTTACCTGGTGCCTTGTGGCTCTGTTGACGATTCCTCTTCCCCTGTTCGCTGCCGTGCAGGACGAAACGGACGTTGACATTCAGGTCAGGGAAATTGCCAAAACGCTCCGTTGCACCGTCTGCCAAACAGAAAATATTTGGGAATCTGGCGCACCGCTGGCCCAACAGATGAGGGGAGTGATTCGTGATCGCATCGCCCTGGGACACAGCACGGAAGAGATTCGCGCCTATTTCCTCAGCCGCTATGGGGACTATATTCTCATGGAACCCCCAAAGCATGGTGTCAATTGGCTCATCTGGGTGGCTCCGTTTCTCCTGCTCCTCGTCGGGGGATTCTTTCTCTATAAGGAAGTGACTCACTGGGTCCGTGATACACCCACTCCTCCCAGCCAACCTGAACCGCCATTGGACGATCAGGCTCGAAAACGTATCGAGCGTGAACTCGAGTCCTGA